The Ensifer adhaerens genome contains a region encoding:
- a CDS encoding DUF937 domain-containing protein — translation MASNLVSYIAQMLTPDMIARIASALGLDSSKVQGAVSAAIPAVLAGLTGVAAQPGGAQKIADTASQQGGSLDSLIGMLQGGDQATLSQNGSQIISSIFGAKDGSALASAIGGISGMDPRASGSLLATLAPLVLGGLARQSGGDLSANGIAGLLASQKDNIAAALPSGARELLGGTGLLGGLGASAQSAAASASQVARDAATAASSVGGAGQRAAEAATPSGSRNWLYWVIAVLALAAVLFYLFGRPSGEVAPQAGTAGQSLTVGGVDIGRQVQDSMASLQTTLTGVTDAASATAALPKLEEISAGLDKVTGATGQLSAEQKAALSALVGPMMPTLNGLFDKVLAIPGASDIVKPAIDALKTKLASLAT, via the coding sequence ATGGCCAGCAATCTTGTTTCGTATATCGCGCAGATGCTTACCCCTGACATGATCGCACGCATCGCTTCGGCGCTCGGGCTCGACAGCAGCAAGGTGCAGGGCGCCGTCAGCGCCGCCATTCCCGCGGTGCTGGCGGGACTGACGGGTGTCGCCGCGCAACCGGGCGGGGCGCAGAAGATCGCCGATACCGCCAGTCAACAAGGCGGATCGCTCGACAGTCTCATCGGGATGCTTCAGGGAGGCGATCAGGCGACGCTTAGCCAGAACGGGTCACAGATCATTTCGTCAATCTTCGGGGCAAAGGACGGCAGTGCGCTGGCAAGCGCCATCGGCGGGATCTCCGGCATGGACCCGCGGGCGAGCGGTTCGTTGCTGGCGACGCTTGCTCCCCTCGTGCTGGGTGGCCTTGCCCGGCAGAGCGGCGGCGATCTCAGCGCCAATGGCATTGCCGGACTGCTCGCGAGCCAGAAGGACAACATCGCGGCCGCCCTGCCCTCCGGCGCAAGAGAACTGCTTGGCGGAACAGGCTTGCTCGGCGGGCTCGGCGCTTCGGCACAGTCTGCCGCGGCCTCGGCGAGCCAGGTCGCCCGCGACGCCGCGACAGCGGCTTCGTCCGTCGGTGGAGCCGGTCAGCGCGCAGCCGAGGCGGCGACGCCGTCCGGGTCGCGCAACTGGCTCTACTGGGTGATTGCCGTGCTCGCGCTTGCAGCCGTGCTCTTCTATCTGTTCGGCAGACCGAGCGGAGAGGTCGCGCCACAGGCTGGCACGGCGGGGCAAAGCTTGACGGTCGGCGGGGTCGACATCGGCCGGCAGGTCCAGGACAGCATGGCGAGCCTGCAGACAACGCTGACCGGTGTCACGGACGCCGCCTCGGCCACGGCCGCCCTGCCGAAACTGGAGGAGATTTCAGCCGGGCTCGACAAAGTCACGGGCGCCACCGGGCAACTGTCTGCCGAACAGAAGGCAGCCCTTTCCGCGCTCGTCGGGCCGATGATGCCAACGCTCAACGGGCTTTTCGACAAGGTGCTGGCGATACCCGGCGCTTCCGACATCGTGAAACCCGCAATCGATGCATTGAAGACCAAGCTCGCCTCACTGGCGACCTGA
- the rplU gene encoding 50S ribosomal protein L21 gives MFAVIKTGGKQYRVAANDVLTIEKLEGVAGDKIEFTEILMVGVGADATIGAPFVEGAVVSAEVVEQGRAKKVIAFKKRRRQNSKRSRGHRQHQTTVRILDIAAAGGKAKKASKKSEAAAEAAAN, from the coding sequence ATGTTCGCAGTCATCAAGACCGGCGGTAAGCAGTACCGCGTGGCCGCCAACGACGTCCTCACCATCGAAAAGCTGGAAGGCGTTGCAGGCGACAAGATCGAATTCACCGAGATCCTGATGGTCGGCGTTGGCGCCGATGCAACCATCGGTGCTCCGTTTGTCGAAGGCGCCGTTGTCAGCGCTGAAGTTGTTGAGCAGGGTCGCGCCAAGAAGGTCATCGCCTTCAAGAAGCGTCGCCGCCAGAACTCCAAGCGCTCGCGCGGTCACCGCCAGCACCAGACGACCGTCCGCATCCTGGACATCGCTGCTGCCGGTGGCAAGGCAAAGAAGGCTTCGAAGAAGTCTGAAGCTGCCGCTGAAGCCGCTGCAAACTGA
- the rpmA gene encoding 50S ribosomal protein L27: MAHKKAGGSSRNGRDSESKRLGVKKFGGENVIAGNIIVRQRGTKWHPGANVGLGKDHTIFALTAGNVDFRTKANGRVYVSVMPKAEAAE; the protein is encoded by the coding sequence ATGGCACACAAAAAAGCTGGCGGTTCGTCGCGTAACGGTCGCGATTCTGAGTCCAAGCGCCTTGGCGTGAAGAAGTTCGGCGGCGAGAACGTCATTGCAGGCAACATTATCGTGCGCCAGCGCGGTACGAAGTGGCATCCGGGCGCCAATGTCGGCCTCGGTAAGGACCACACGATTTTTGCACTTACGGCCGGCAACGTGGACTTCCGTACGAAGGCCAATGGCCGCGTGTACGTGTCTGTAATGCCGAAAGCCGAAGCAGCGGAATAA
- a CDS encoding GNAT family N-acetyltransferase: MQTELLREDQSRSPEQRLRPQRSRTDCPILLSPRLVLRAPHEDDIDALAHLANNANVATMVSRMPHPYTTADAADFVRRAKAGTIGKCVYAITKADNGAFLGCCGIEPHPDGKTAELGYWLGEPYWNQGYATEAAQVLTDMAFRTRDIDQIDARCRVMNLASRRVIQKCGFQFQGSGMVGSLALGGSIAVEWYRLDRKTWVSLRSWGGMR, translated from the coding sequence ATGCAAACCGAGTTGTTGAGGGAAGACCAATCCCGGTCTCCCGAGCAGAGGCTGAGGCCCCAACGGTCAAGGACCGATTGCCCGATATTGTTGTCACCCCGGCTCGTTCTGCGCGCGCCCCATGAAGACGATATCGACGCCCTTGCCCATCTTGCCAACAATGCCAATGTCGCGACCATGGTTTCGCGCATGCCGCACCCGTATACGACGGCCGATGCCGCCGACTTCGTGCGACGCGCGAAAGCCGGCACGATTGGCAAGTGCGTCTACGCGATTACCAAAGCGGACAATGGCGCATTTCTCGGTTGTTGCGGTATCGAGCCGCATCCCGATGGCAAGACGGCGGAGCTCGGCTATTGGCTGGGCGAGCCCTATTGGAACCAGGGCTATGCCACCGAGGCCGCCCAGGTCCTGACCGACATGGCCTTCCGCACCCGCGACATCGACCAGATCGATGCGCGCTGCCGGGTCATGAACTTGGCATCGCGCCGGGTCATCCAGAAGTGCGGTTTCCAGTTCCAGGGCAGCGGCATGGTCGGCAGCCTGGCGCTCGGCGGCTCGATCGCCGTCGAATGGTACCGGCTCGACCGCAAGACCTGGGTCTCCTTGAGAAGCTGGGGAGGCATGCGATGA
- a CDS encoding GNAT family N-acetyltransferase encodes MNALASERQRIVARPGPGPCPVIETKRLVLRPHRRNDAEAIAQSLGDFQVARMLARVPAPYDQQDALDWLTAQTSGLTPDWTFAVTTGDDVHIGCVGIELRHGQWHVGYWLNRFYWGKGFASEATYAAVERFFRRMPETTLHSGVFADNPGSLKVQEKIGFQITGCAQVYALARNAMVAHIETRLTAADLRRPH; translated from the coding sequence ATGAACGCGCTCGCTTCCGAACGCCAGCGGATCGTTGCCCGCCCCGGTCCCGGCCCCTGCCCGGTCATCGAGACCAAGCGCCTGGTCCTGCGCCCGCATCGGCGAAACGACGCCGAGGCGATCGCCCAGTCGCTCGGCGATTTCCAGGTGGCGCGCATGCTGGCGCGCGTTCCCGCGCCCTACGATCAGCAGGACGCGCTCGACTGGCTGACGGCGCAGACTTCGGGGCTGACGCCCGACTGGACCTTCGCCGTCACCACCGGTGACGACGTGCACATCGGCTGCGTCGGCATCGAGCTCCGCCACGGCCAATGGCATGTCGGCTACTGGCTGAACCGCTTCTACTGGGGCAAGGGCTTTGCCTCGGAGGCGACCTATGCGGCGGTCGAGCGCTTCTTCCGCCGCATGCCCGAAACGACCCTGCATTCCGGCGTCTTTGCCGACAATCCGGGATCGCTGAAGGTGCAGGAGAAGATCGGCTTCCAGATCACCGGCTGCGCCCAGGTCTATGCGCTCGCGCGCAACGCCATGGTCGCCCATATCGAGACGCGGCTGACCGCCGCCGATCTGCGCCGACCGCACTAG
- a CDS encoding endonuclease/exonuclease/phosphatase family protein, with the protein MRFVSYNIQYGIGLDGRFDPERIAASIGDADIIALQEVTRGFHRNGHVDLVTRFEKLFPGHFSAFHAPCDIDIGSAIEDGRAVSRRFQFGNMILSRWPILATRLIPLPRTRTISPMNLQRGATEALVATPDGPLRVYSVHLDHVLPAERIAQIRYLKERLLGYPLEGGAITGAADFGMAEPPHPEDFVVMGDFNMEPETPEYCAMTGSRDAFYGRSLRLENPVDALAHLGRLTPESYSWIHPENPEKRMHLDYCFLSAGLASRLTDAWTDYEAKGSDHLPVGFTLA; encoded by the coding sequence GTGCGGTTCGTTAGCTACAACATCCAATACGGCATCGGCCTCGACGGTCGCTTCGATCCCGAGCGTATCGCCGCTTCGATCGGGGACGCCGACATCATCGCGCTTCAGGAAGTGACGCGCGGCTTTCACCGCAACGGCCATGTCGATCTCGTCACCCGCTTCGAAAAGCTGTTTCCCGGCCATTTCTCCGCCTTCCACGCGCCTTGCGACATCGACATCGGTTCGGCGATCGAGGATGGACGCGCCGTCAGCCGGCGCTTCCAGTTCGGCAACATGATCCTGTCGCGCTGGCCGATCCTTGCAACCCGGCTCATCCCCTTGCCGCGCACCCGCACGATCAGCCCGATGAACCTGCAGCGCGGGGCGACGGAAGCGCTGGTCGCAACGCCCGACGGTCCGCTCCGGGTCTATTCCGTGCATCTCGATCATGTGCTGCCGGCCGAGCGTATTGCCCAGATCCGTTATCTCAAGGAGCGGCTGCTCGGTTATCCGCTCGAAGGCGGCGCGATCACCGGGGCGGCCGATTTCGGCATGGCCGAGCCGCCGCATCCGGAGGACTTCGTCGTCATGGGCGATTTCAACATGGAGCCGGAGACGCCGGAATACTGCGCGATGACCGGCTCGCGCGACGCCTTCTACGGCCGTTCGCTGCGGCTTGAGAATCCGGTCGATGCGCTTGCCCATCTCGGCCGCCTGACGCCTGAAAGCTATAGCTGGATCCATCCCGAAAACCCCGAAAAACGCATGCATCTCGACTATTGTTTCTTGAGCGCCGGCCTTGCGTCTCGTCTCACCGATGCCTGGACCGACTATGAGGCCAAGGGTTCCGACCACCTGCCTGTCGGTTTCACGCTCGCATGA
- the obgE gene encoding GTPase ObgE, whose product MKFLDETKVYIRSGDGGAGAVSFRREKFIEFGGPDGGDGGRGGDVWVEAVNGLNTLIDFRYQQHFKAKTGQHGMGRNRTGAGGDDVTLKVPVGTQIFEEDNETLIVDMVAEGQRYRLAAGGNGGFGNARFKSATNQAPNWANPGLEGDEKTLWLRLKLIADAGLVGLPNAGKSTFLAACTRARPKIANYPFTTLHPNLGVATIDGNEFIIADIPGLIEGAHEGVGIGDRFLGHVERTRVLLHLVSAQEEDVAKAYKTVRHELEAYGGGLEDKPQIIALSQIDVLDEDELKIKAKALAKACGEQPLLLSAAVGKGMTEALRALRSVIVAAKAGEGYGEENL is encoded by the coding sequence ATGAAATTTCTCGACGAAACGAAAGTCTATATCCGCTCCGGCGACGGTGGCGCAGGCGCCGTCTCGTTCCGGCGCGAGAAGTTCATCGAGTTCGGCGGACCGGACGGCGGCGACGGCGGCCGTGGCGGAGACGTCTGGGTTGAGGCCGTCAACGGTCTGAACACGCTCATCGACTTCCGTTACCAACAGCACTTCAAGGCCAAGACCGGCCAGCACGGCATGGGCCGCAACCGCACCGGCGCCGGCGGCGACGACGTGACGCTGAAGGTCCCGGTCGGCACCCAGATCTTCGAGGAAGACAACGAGACGCTGATCGTCGACATGGTCGCCGAGGGCCAGCGCTATCGGCTGGCCGCCGGTGGCAATGGCGGCTTCGGCAACGCCCGCTTCAAGTCCGCGACCAACCAGGCGCCGAACTGGGCCAACCCCGGTCTCGAGGGCGACGAGAAGACGCTCTGGCTGCGGCTGAAGCTGATCGCTGATGCCGGTCTCGTCGGTCTGCCGAATGCCGGCAAGTCGACCTTCCTTGCCGCCTGCACGCGCGCTCGCCCGAAGATCGCCAACTATCCGTTCACGACGCTGCATCCCAATCTCGGCGTCGCCACCATCGACGGCAACGAGTTCATTATCGCCGACATTCCCGGCCTGATCGAAGGTGCGCATGAAGGTGTGGGCATCGGCGACCGCTTCCTCGGCCATGTCGAGCGCACGCGTGTGCTGCTGCACCTCGTCTCCGCCCAGGAGGAAGATGTCGCCAAGGCCTATAAGACGGTCAGGCACGAGCTCGAAGCCTATGGCGGCGGGCTGGAAGACAAGCCGCAGATCATCGCACTGTCGCAGATCGACGTGCTCGACGAGGACGAGCTGAAGATAAAAGCCAAGGCGCTGGCCAAGGCCTGCGGCGAGCAGCCCCTGCTGCTCTCTGCCGCCGTCGGCAAGGGCATGACCGAAGCGCTGCGAGCGTTGCGCAGCGTCATCGTCGCCGCCAAGGCCGGTGAAGGCTATGGCGAGGAGAACCTCTGA
- the proB gene encoding glutamate 5-kinase: MTKTRKPLLKYRRVVIKIGSALLVDRATGLKKAWLDAMCADIAGLKSKGVEVLVVSSGAIALGRTVLNLPAGALKLEESQAAAAVGQIALARAWSESLSTDAIVAGQVLLTLGDTEERRRYLNARATINQLLKLGAVPIINENDTVATTEIRYGDNDRLAARVATMVGADLLVLLSDIDGLYTAPPHLDPNARFLETIAEITPEIEAMAGGAASELSRGGMRTKIDAGKIATTAGCAMIIASGKPNHPLAAIEDGARSSWFAPSGSPVTARKTWIAGQLLPAGTLAVDAGAEEALRSGKSLLPAGVRDVTGSFSRGDTIAILGTSGREIARGLAGYDADEARQIAGKKSAEIAAILGYAGRAAMVHRDDMVMTGKRAEAEGSRKDEVHA; encoded by the coding sequence ATGACCAAGACCCGCAAGCCGCTTTTGAAGTATCGCCGGGTCGTCATCAAGATCGGGTCGGCATTGCTGGTCGACCGCGCCACCGGGCTGAAGAAGGCCTGGCTTGACGCCATGTGCGCCGACATCGCCGGCCTGAAGTCCAAGGGCGTCGAAGTGCTGGTCGTCTCCTCGGGCGCGATCGCGCTCGGCCGTACCGTGCTCAACCTGCCGGCAGGTGCCCTGAAGCTCGAAGAGAGCCAGGCGGCCGCCGCCGTCGGCCAGATTGCGCTCGCGCGCGCCTGGTCGGAGAGCCTTTCGACCGATGCCATCGTCGCCGGCCAGGTGCTGCTGACACTCGGCGACACGGAAGAGCGCCGCCGCTACCTCAACGCCCGCGCCACCATCAACCAGCTGCTGAAACTCGGCGCCGTGCCGATCATCAACGAGAACGATACGGTCGCGACCACAGAAATCCGCTATGGCGACAACGATCGTCTCGCCGCCCGTGTCGCCACTATGGTCGGCGCCGATTTGCTGGTGCTGCTCTCCGATATCGATGGGCTCTACACGGCCCCGCCGCATCTCGACCCGAACGCCCGCTTCCTCGAAACGATCGCCGAGATCACCCCTGAGATCGAGGCCATGGCCGGGGGTGCGGCATCCGAGCTTTCGCGCGGCGGCATGCGCACCAAGATCGATGCCGGCAAGATCGCCACGACCGCCGGCTGCGCCATGATCATCGCCTCAGGCAAGCCGAACCATCCGCTGGCGGCGATCGAGGACGGTGCCCGTTCGTCCTGGTTCGCACCATCAGGCTCGCCGGTGACCGCGCGCAAGACCTGGATTGCCGGGCAATTGCTGCCGGCCGGAACGCTTGCCGTCGATGCCGGTGCCGAAGAGGCGCTGCGCTCGGGCAAGAGCCTGCTGCCGGCCGGCGTCCGTGACGTGACGGGCAGCTTCAGCCGCGGTGACACCATCGCCATTCTCGGCACCTCCGGCCGCGAGATCGCCCGTGGTCTTGCCGGCTACGATGCCGACGAAGCCCGCCAGATCGCCGGCAAGAAATCGGCCGAGATCGCCGCGATCCTCGGCTATGCCGGCCGCGCCGCCATGGTGCACCGCGACGATATGGTGATGACCGGAAAACGCGCTGAGGCCGAGGGCAGCCGGAAGGATGAAGTCCATGCTTGA
- a CDS encoding glutamate-5-semialdehyde dehydrogenase, which yields MLDEVKNKGDVETVMLEIGRNAKAASRPLAIASAERKHAALIAMADAIVARTDEILAANAIDLENARESGVAASFIDRLTLSEGRIRDMANGIRAIAEFKDPVGDIIAEWDRPNGLHIERVRTPLGVIGVIYESRPNVTADAGALCLKAGNAVILRGGSDSFHSSSAIHACLVEGLKAAGLPEHAIQMVPVSDRAAVGAMLSGLGGTIDVIVPRGGKSLVARVQNEARVPVFAHLEGLCHIYVDASADLAMAEKIVVNAKMRRTGICGAAETLLIDRNDADRLVKPLLNALLSAGCEVRVSDELSGAVDGLKEATDEDWATEYLDAIISVKLVDGIAGAIEHIGTWSSAHTEAVIAEDPEVVERFFSEIDSAILLHNASTQFADGGEFGMGGEIGIATGKMHARGPVGVEQLTSFKYRVRGAGQVRP from the coding sequence ATGCTTGACGAGGTGAAAAACAAGGGCGACGTCGAGACCGTCATGCTGGAGATCGGCCGCAACGCCAAGGCCGCCAGCCGACCGCTTGCCATCGCCAGCGCCGAACGCAAGCACGCCGCCCTGATCGCCATGGCCGATGCGATCGTCGCCCGCACGGACGAGATCCTGGCGGCCAATGCGATCGACCTTGAAAACGCCCGAGAAAGCGGCGTCGCCGCCTCTTTCATCGACCGCCTGACGCTGAGCGAAGGCCGCATCCGCGACATGGCAAACGGCATTCGCGCGATTGCCGAGTTCAAAGATCCGGTCGGTGACATCATTGCCGAATGGGACCGGCCGAACGGCCTGCACATCGAGCGCGTCCGCACGCCGCTCGGCGTCATTGGCGTCATTTATGAAAGCCGGCCGAACGTGACGGCTGATGCCGGCGCGCTGTGCCTCAAGGCCGGCAACGCCGTGATCCTGCGCGGCGGCTCCGACAGCTTCCATTCCTCCAGCGCGATCCATGCCTGCCTCGTCGAAGGCCTCAAAGCCGCCGGCCTGCCGGAACATGCGATCCAGATGGTGCCGGTCTCTGACCGCGCGGCCGTCGGCGCCATGCTCTCGGGTCTTGGCGGCACGATTGATGTGATTGTACCGCGCGGGGGCAAGAGCCTCGTTGCCCGGGTGCAGAACGAAGCGCGCGTGCCGGTCTTTGCCCATCTCGAAGGCCTCTGCCACATCTATGTCGATGCCTCTGCCGATCTCGCCATGGCGGAAAAGATCGTCGTCAACGCCAAGATGCGCCGCACCGGTATCTGTGGTGCTGCCGAAACACTGCTGATCGACCGCAACGACGCCGACCGACTGGTCAAGCCGTTGCTGAACGCCCTGCTGTCAGCGGGCTGCGAAGTACGCGTCTCCGACGAGCTCTCAGGCGCGGTCGACGGCCTGAAGGAAGCGACCGACGAGGATTGGGCAACGGAATATCTCGACGCCATCATCTCCGTGAAGCTGGTTGACGGGATCGCCGGTGCGATCGAGCACATCGGGACCTGGTCGTCGGCCCACACGGAGGCCGTCATCGCTGAGGATCCCGAGGTCGTCGAGCGTTTCTTCTCGGAGATCGATTCCGCGATCTTGCTGCATAACGCCTCGACCCAGTTTGCCGATGGCGGCGAATTCGGCATGGGCGGTGAAATCGGCATCGCCACGGGCAAGATGCATGCGCGCGGACCGGTCGGCGTCGAACAGCTGACCTCTTTCAAGTATCGGGTGCGTGGTGCTGGACAGGTCAGGCCCTGA
- a CDS encoding nicotinate-nucleotide adenylyltransferase, with the protein MNTRYLRMPHVEAGMVVGLFGGSFNPPHEGHVLVADTAIQRLGLDQLWWMVTPGNPLKDHNNLAPLADRIAMSEAIAHNPRIKVTAFEKALRQSYTARTLEIVQARNRDIRFVWIMGADNLKSFHRWQNWQKIARTFPIAVIDRPGSTLAYLSSRMAKTFDYARIDEDDARRLPFHRAPAWTFIHGPRSSMSSTALRAAGGV; encoded by the coding sequence GTGAACACCCGCTACCTGCGCATGCCCCATGTCGAAGCCGGCATGGTGGTGGGCCTCTTCGGCGGATCCTTCAACCCGCCGCATGAGGGCCATGTGCTCGTTGCCGACACGGCGATCCAACGGCTCGGGCTCGACCAGCTCTGGTGGATGGTGACCCCCGGCAATCCGCTGAAGGACCACAACAATCTGGCGCCGCTTGCCGACCGCATCGCCATGAGCGAAGCGATCGCGCACAACCCGCGCATCAAGGTGACGGCCTTCGAAAAGGCGTTGAGGCAGAGCTATACCGCCCGCACGCTCGAAATCGTGCAGGCGCGAAACCGCGACATTCGCTTCGTCTGGATCATGGGCGCCGACAACCTGAAGAGCTTCCATCGCTGGCAGAACTGGCAGAAGATCGCCCGCACTTTTCCGATCGCCGTCATCGATCGGCCGGGCTCGACGCTCGCCTATCTCTCCTCACGCATGGCGAAAACCTTCGACTATGCTCGCATCGACGAGGACGACGCGCGGCGCCTCCCCTTCCACCGCGCGCCAGCCTGGACCTTCATCCATGGACCGCGCTCATCGATGAGTTCGACGGCGCTTCGCGCCGCCGGTGGAGTATGA
- the rsfS gene encoding ribosome silencing factor, translated as MWKGKTLTTAHAKGYAVTAFPRSTGSSDEAAVRALQLVLESLEDSKAEDIVSINIAGKSALGDFMVVVSGRSNRHVMAIADHLTTDLKDGGFGNARVEGLEGGDWVLIDTGDVIVHIFRPEIREFYNIEKMWAAPEIEDGTLH; from the coding sequence ATGTGGAAAGGAAAGACCCTGACAACAGCACACGCCAAGGGATATGCGGTTACCGCATTCCCGCGCAGCACGGGATCTAGCGACGAAGCCGCTGTCCGTGCGCTTCAACTGGTCCTCGAGAGCCTAGAGGACTCGAAGGCAGAAGACATCGTCAGCATCAACATTGCCGGAAAGTCGGCGCTGGGAGACTTCATGGTCGTTGTCTCCGGGCGATCGAACAGGCATGTGATGGCCATTGCAGATCACCTGACGACCGACCTGAAAGACGGGGGCTTTGGCAATGCCCGTGTCGAAGGTCTGGAAGGCGGTGACTGGGTGCTGATCGACACCGGTGATGTGATCGTTCACATCTTCCGGCCGGAAATCCGGGAGTTCTACAACATCGAGAAGATGTGGGCGGCTCCCGAGATCGAGGACGGCACCTTGCATTGA
- the rlmH gene encoding 23S rRNA (pseudouridine(1915)-N(3))-methyltransferase RlmH → MRIGLFAVGRLKAGPEKDLAARYLDRFSKAGPAIGLELSRVVEVNESRASNAETRKREEAAQLEKALAEGSLLVLLDERGKALDSEGFSSLLGTFRDSGKRDLMIAIGGADGLDPSLHPRADAVLNLGKMTWPHQLVRILIAEQLYRAVTILSGHPYHRV, encoded by the coding sequence ATGCGTATCGGACTTTTCGCAGTCGGCCGCCTCAAGGCGGGGCCGGAAAAGGATCTTGCGGCCCGTTATCTCGATCGCTTCTCCAAGGCCGGTCCGGCGATCGGGCTTGAGCTTTCCCGCGTCGTCGAAGTCAACGAAAGTCGTGCTTCGAACGCCGAGACGCGCAAGCGCGAGGAAGCCGCACAGCTCGAAAAGGCACTGGCCGAAGGCAGTCTGCTCGTGCTCTTGGACGAACGCGGCAAGGCGCTGGATTCGGAAGGCTTCTCATCGCTTCTCGGCACGTTCCGCGACAGCGGCAAGCGTGACCTGATGATCGCGATCGGTGGCGCCGATGGTCTCGATCCGAGCCTTCATCCCCGCGCCGATGCGGTGCTGAACCTTGGAAAGATGACCTGGCCGCACCAGCTCGTGCGCATCCTGATCGCCGAGCAGCTCTATCGGGCCGTCACCATTCTCTCCGGCCACCCCTATCATCGGGTCTGA
- a CDS encoding murein hydrolase activator EnvC family protein, producing MGRDDAGRLARTAAVFALALAIGLPASAQEATPPAAATGQEQGPPDPAADLTLRRNSTRSELDALSKTITLSQERANALTETIAEIDKTNETLRAAIVESAKKRQDLEQQIVDGEKKLSDLRTKEDTVRRSLRSRRGVLAEVLAALQRMGRNPPPAILVTPEDALGSVRSAILLGAVVPGLRKETENLVADLKALADIRTGIDRQREDLTAAMTANVEEERRMSMLVAEKEKLRQTSASELAAEQRKAQELASQATNLQGLIGSLEDQISSVREAAEAARAQEEERRRMSEAEREAARELARNAVPDKNRIAPAYVFSELRNKLAYPAAGSLLRKFGDADGTGHSLQGIMLETNPGALVTAPSDGWIVYAGNFRSYGQMIILNPGDGYHVVLSGMEKVSVQTGQFVVAGEPLATMGAKRVASAAALALETDRPTLYIEFRKDGKPVDSRPWWTAAEVGKARNDT from the coding sequence ATGGGAAGAGACGACGCAGGACGGCTTGCCCGTACTGCGGCGGTCTTTGCGCTTGCGCTTGCGATCGGCCTGCCGGCGAGCGCCCAGGAGGCCACGCCGCCCGCCGCCGCGACCGGTCAGGAGCAGGGCCCGCCCGACCCCGCCGCCGACCTCACGCTTCGCCGCAACAGTACGCGCAGCGAACTGGATGCGCTCTCCAAGACGATCACGCTTTCCCAGGAGCGCGCCAATGCGCTGACGGAAACCATTGCCGAAATCGACAAGACCAACGAGACGCTGCGCGCCGCAATCGTCGAGTCCGCAAAGAAACGCCAGGATCTCGAACAGCAGATCGTCGATGGCGAGAAGAAGCTGAGCGACCTTAGAACCAAGGAAGACACGGTCCGTCGCTCGCTGCGCTCACGCCGGGGCGTGCTTGCCGAGGTGCTCGCCGCCCTGCAGCGGATGGGACGCAACCCGCCGCCGGCGATCCTGGTGACGCCTGAGGATGCGCTCGGCTCCGTGCGCAGCGCCATTCTGCTTGGCGCCGTCGTGCCCGGCCTGCGCAAGGAAACCGAAAACCTGGTGGCCGACCTCAAGGCGCTCGCCGACATCCGCACCGGCATCGACCGGCAGCGCGAGGACCTGACTGCGGCAATGACCGCCAATGTCGAGGAAGAGCGCCGCATGTCGATGCTGGTTGCCGAAAAGGAAAAGCTGCGCCAGACGAGCGCCAGCGAACTTGCGGCCGAGCAGCGCAAGGCGCAGGAACTGGCCTCGCAGGCGACCAATCTCCAGGGCCTGATCGGCTCGCTCGAGGACCAGATCTCCTCCGTTCGCGAGGCTGCCGAAGCGGCGCGCGCGCAGGAGGAAGAACGCCGTCGTATGAGCGAGGCAGAGCGCGAGGCGGCGCGGGAACTCGCCCGCAATGCGGTGCCTGACAAAAACCGCATTGCGCCCGCATATGTGTTTTCGGAGCTGAGGAACAAGCTTGCCTATCCGGCCGCGGGATCGCTGTTGCGCAAATTCGGCGATGCAGACGGCACGGGGCATTCCCTGCAAGGGATCATGTTGGAAACCAATCCCGGCGCGCTGGTGACTGCGCCGTCAGATGGCTGGATCGTCTATGCAGGCAATTTCCGCAGTTATGGGCAGATGATCATTCTCAACCCGGGCGACGGCTACCACGTCGTGCTTTCGGGGATGGAGAAGGTGAGCGTTCAGACTGGGCAGTTCGTCGTCGCCGGAGAACCGCTGGCGACGATGGGCGCAAAAAGAGTGGCGAGCGCTGCGGCCTTGGCGCTGGAAACGGACCGGCCGACGCTTTACATTGAATTCCGAAAAGACGGAAAACCGGTTGATTCCCGACCATGGTGGACCGCAGCAGAGGTTGGAAAGGCGCGAAATGATACGTAG